A genomic region of Entelurus aequoreus isolate RoL-2023_Sb linkage group LG19, RoL_Eaeq_v1.1, whole genome shotgun sequence contains the following coding sequences:
- the fam32a gene encoding protein FAM32A-like has protein sequence MTTCMSVFYCQAEEEYIPADDIMSAYDTVQKSALKIKGLGAISSGKKKKKKEKESKHRMEQLVSGQNEEEGNTTKAYMDKRTPAQIAFDKMQEKRQMERILNKASKTHKHRVEDFNRHLDNLTEHYDIPKVSWTK, from the exons ATGACAACATGTATGTCTGTCTTCTATTGTCAAGCCGAAGAAGAGTATATCCCAGCTGATGACATCATGTCTGCCTACGACACAGTCCAGAAAAGTGCCCTGAAAATTAAAGGTCTTGGAGCCATTTCTTCTGGGAAAAA gaagaaaaagaaggagaaggagagcaAGCATCGCATGGAGCAGCTGGTGAGCGGTCAGAACGAGGAGGAGGGCAACACCACAAAGGCCTACATGGACAAAAGGACGCCTGCTCAGATCGCCTTTGACAAGATGCAAGAAAAGAGG CAAATGGAGAGGATTTTAAACAAAGCATCCAAGACACACAAGCACAGAGTGGAA GACTTTAATCGCCACCTGGACAACCTGACGGAGCATTACGATATTCCTAAAGTCAGCTGGACCAAATaa
- the fh gene encoding fumarate hydratase, mitochondrial, which yields MLRSFGRLQRFNCNFRTLQQVGVECKGATSTACRMASSGFRVERDTFGELKVPSDKYYGAQTVRSTINFKIGGASERMPLQVIQAFGVLKKAAAVVNKDYGLDPNIADAICQAADEVASGELDDHFPLVVWQTGSGTQTNMNVNEVISNRAIEILGGQLGSKDPVHPNDHVNKSQSSNDTFPTAMHIAAATEVHQVLLPGLQTLHDALAAKAEEFKDIIKIGRTHTQDAVPLSLGQEFSGYVQQVNYSILRVKAAMPRVYELAAGGTAVGTGLNTRVGFAEKVASTVSALTGLPFVTAPNKFEALAAHDALVELSGALNTVAVSMMKIANDVRFLGSGPRSGLGELILPENEPGSSIMPGKVNPTQCEAMTMVAAQVMGNHVAVTIGGSNGHFELNVFKPMMVKNVLNSARLLGDASVSFTRNCVAGIRANKERIDKLMNESLMLVTALNPHIGYDKAAAIAKTAHKKGSTLKAVAVELGYLTEEQFDQWVKPSDMLGPK from the coding sequence ATGCTTCGCTCTTTCGGACGCCTCCAGCGGTTTAACTGCAACTTCCGGACTTTGCAGCAAGTTGGCGTGGAGTGCAAAGGTGCAACAAGTACCGCGTGCAGGATGGCCAGCTCGGGCTTCCGGGTGGAGCGGGACACGTTCGGCGAGCTGAAGGTGCCCTCGGACAAGTACTATGGCGCCCAGACGGTCAGGTCCACCATCAACTTCAAGATCGGAGGAGCGTCGGAGAGAATGCCGCTTCAAGTCATCCAGGCCTTCGGGGTCCTGAAGAAAGCGGCGGCGGTGGTGAACAAAGACTACGGCCTGGACCCCAACATAGCCGACGCCATTTGCCAGGCGGCGGATGAAGTTGCGTCGGGCGAGCTGGACGACCACTTCCCTCTGGTGGTGTGGCAGACCGGATCCGGCACGCAAACCAACATGAACGTCAACGAGGTGATCAGCAACCGAGCTATTGAGATTCTTGGAGGGCAGCTGGGTTCTAAAGACCCGGTCCACCCCAACGACCACGTCAATAAGAGCCAGAGTTCTAACGACACCTTCCCTACCGCCATGCACATCGCCGCAGCCACCGAGGTCCATCAGGTTCTGCTGCCCGGCCTGCAGACGCTCCATGACGCCTTGGCGGCCAAGGCGGAGGAGTTTAAAGACATCATCAAGATCGGCCGCACGCACACTCAGGATGCGGTGCCGCTCTCGCTCGGGCAGGAGTTCAGCGGATACGTGCAGCAGGTCAACTACAGCATCCTACGCGTCAAAGCCGCCATGCCCAGGGTGTACGAGCTGGCCGCCGGAGGCACCGCGGTCGGCACGGGCCTCAACACGCGCGTGGGCTTTGCGGAAAAGGTGGCCTCCACCGTCTCCGCCCTCACCGGGCTGCCGTTCGTCACGGCCCCCAACAAGTTCGAAGCCCTGGCGGCCCACGACGCCCTGGTGGAGCTGAGCGGCGCCCTGAACACGGTGGCCGTCAGCATGATGAAGATCGCCAACGACGTCCGCTTCCTGGGCTCGGGGCCGCGCTCCGGCCTGGGGGAGCTCATCCTCCCGGAGAACGAGCCCGGGAGCAGCATCATGCCCGGCAAGGTCAACCCCACCCAGTGCGAGGCCATGACTATGGTGGCCGCCCAGGTCATGGGCAACCACGTGGCCGTCACCATCGGCGGCAGCAACGGCCACTTTGAGCTCAACGTCTTCAAGCCCATGATGGTGAAGAACGTGCTCAACTCGGCGCGGCTGCTGGGCGACGCCTCCGTCTCCTTCACCCGCAACTGCGTGGCGGGCATCCGGGCCAACAAGGAGAGGATCGACAAGCTGATGAACGAGTCGCTCATGCTGGTCACCGCCCTCAACCCGCACATCGGCTACGACAAGGCGGCCGCCATCGCCAAGACGGCGCACAAGAAGGGCTCCACACTGAAGGCGGTGGCCGTGGAGCTGGGATACCTCACAGAGGAGCAGTTTGACCAGTGGGTGAAGCCCAGCGACATGCTGGGACCCAAATGA